The DNA segment ATGATGGGAGGTATTATTGTAAATGTACTTTTAGCTTGGATTATTTTTACGTTTGTTTATTCTACTTATGGTAAAAACTATGTAGCTACCGAAAAAATACAAGAAAAGGGGCTTGCTTTTGGTACAATAGGTAAAAAGGCAGGTTTTAAGGATGGTGATAAAATTTTGAGTGTAGATGGTAAATACCAGCCTAGGTTTGATAGAATGATACTAGATGTGCTGTTAGGCGATGAGGTGACTGTAGAGCGCGATGGTAAGCCTGTAAGCATACACCTTACTGATGAAAGTATAAAAGAGATATTAGATAAAGAAGGGCGTAGTTTTATTCACCCGATGGTAACGACTACTTATATAGATAGCATTGTGCCAGGAGGTAATGCAGAAAAAGCAGGGCTTAAAAAAGGCGATAGCATAGTAGGTGTCGAGGGGATGCCGCTTAAATATAGAAGCCAGTTAAACGAGCAGGCATACGAGCATAAGGGAGGAAAATTAAACCTTGCTATAAAACGCGGAAATGAGCCGCTTACTGTTACTACTGCGGTAGACTCGCTAGGTATAATTGGTATTTCGCAAAAAGTCCCTTCGGGCATAGATTATTTTGTTAATGAAGAGTATAGTTTTTTTAGTGCTATTCCAGAAGCAATGGATGAGTCATATAACTTAATTATATATAACATTAAACAGTTTAAATTAATACTTCGCCCAAGTACTGGAGCATACCAGCACGTAAGTAGTGTAGTAGGAATTGCGAGTAAGTTGCCTACCACTTGGGATTGGGAATTTTTCTGGAAGTTTACAGCACTATTTTCTATAGGACTTGCTTTTATGAATATACTACCTATTCCGGGTCTTGATGGTGGTCATGCCATTTTTACCATCGCAGAGATGATTACAGGACGTAAATTAGGCGATAAGGCTGCGGGCGTAGTACAAACAATAGGTATGGTTATATTATTAACACTCATGGTGTTAGTTTTTGGTAAAGATATCTACCAGATAGTAATGAAAAATTTCTTCTAAAATTTTCACGAATTTGTTTGTGAAAATTAAAAATGGTTATATATTTGCACCGCAATAAAGGCGATATGTTTTAGTACTTCGCACGTTAATAAAAACATAATGTAATTACAACCGAGTTTCGGTAACAGTTACAAAACAATATACAGTTTCCTCCTTAGCTCAGTTGGTTAGAGCATCTGACTGTTAATCAGAGGGTCCTTGGTTCGAGCCCAAGAGGGGGAGCATTGAAGGAGAAGCCTTTACAGCAATGTAAGGGCTTTTTTCTTTTAGCTAAGTGTACTTCTTAAGTGTACTCCGAAATTTTCACATTACTTTTTATCTATATTTGTTCTGCAAACTTCTTAACGTTTGCTAATGACCAAACTTTATGGGGACAAGTAAAATAGAACTTAAATCAATCAATGACTTATTAAAATTCGAATTTTTAATCCCATCGTATCAAAGGGGTTATAGATGGAATAAAACACAAGTCGTGGATTTACTCAATGATATATATGAATTCATTCAGAACAAAGAGAGTAAATCTCAACTCGTGGGTGATTTCTATTGCCTACAGCCTGTTATTTTAAATAAAGTGACCGAACTTAACTTTAGGCTGATTGATGGCCAACAGAGGCTTACTACGATTTATATAATATTGGTTTATTTAGAAAAAAAGAGGTTTTCACTCGAATTCGAAACACGTGAAAAAAGTAAGACCTTCTTGAATAATATATCCGAGGACATCAACAATGAAAATATTGATTTCCATCATATCAGTAAAGCCTTCGCTATAATAAAAAAATGGTTTGAGGAAAAAGAGGAAAATGAATCTACGATTAAAGAGGAGTTCTATATTAATTTAGGAAAGTACACTAAAGTGATTTGGTATGAAATCGAAGATAATGAAGATGAAATTGAAGTTTTTACAAGAATTAACAGCGGGAAAATACCGTTAACCAATGCTGAATTAATTAAAGCATTATTTCTGAATAGTAAAAATTTTGCTACTGCAGAGAAATACCTTAGGCAGATTGAAA comes from the Flavobacterium arcticum genome and includes:
- the rseP gene encoding RIP metalloprotease RseP — protein: MDTFTQIAQLILMLSILVILHEFGHYITAKMFKVRVEKFYLFMDAGFSLFKKKIGETVWGIGWLPLGGYVKLSGMIDESMDTDQMKTEPQPWEFRSKPAWQRLIIMMGGIIVNVLLAWIIFTFVYSTYGKNYVATEKIQEKGLAFGTIGKKAGFKDGDKILSVDGKYQPRFDRMILDVLLGDEVTVERDGKPVSIHLTDESIKEILDKEGRSFIHPMVTTTYIDSIVPGGNAEKAGLKKGDSIVGVEGMPLKYRSQLNEQAYEHKGGKLNLAIKRGNEPLTVTTAVDSLGIIGISQKVPSGIDYFVNEEYSFFSAIPEAMDESYNLIIYNIKQFKLILRPSTGAYQHVSSVVGIASKLPTTWDWEFFWKFTALFSIGLAFMNILPIPGLDGGHAIFTIAEMITGRKLGDKAAGVVQTIGMVILLTLMVLVFGKDIYQIVMKNFF